ATAAAGATGGTGTAATAGTTGACCCTATGGATTTAACTGCTTTATTATTAGCAAAATAATTATACAAAATATATACATATAATTTTCAAATACAAATCTAATAAACTTATAAATAAAAATAAGCTATGAAGCAGAAATTCTATAAAATGTTAATTACTTTAAAACATTTTATAATTTCTAAGTTCATAGCTTTTTTATTATATTATTAAAACATTTTATAGTTTCTAACCTTATATCATTTTTTATTCTGCTGACTCACTTAATCCCTGCAAATTAGTTTATATATTATATAACTATAATTTCCTACTATTTATCGTAAGTCATACTTATTAGTTGGTAGATAATAATTTCAATCCTACAATCCCAACTACAATAAGACCTATACATAAAATTCTAGCCATATTAACTGGTTCATTTAAAAGAGCACTTCCTACAATAGCAGTTCCAACTGTACCAATTCCAGTCCATATGGCATATGATGTTCCAAGTGGAAGATGTTTAAGTGCTAATGATAAAAAATAAAAACTAATAATCATCCCAACAACAGTAAGTATACTTGGGGTCAACTTAGAAAATCCATGTGAATTTTTTAATTGAAATGCCCAAAAAACTTCAAATAGTCCTGCAATAAATAAAAATAACCATTTCATAAAATCATCCCTCTTTTCAAATAATATATCTCTTTTTTAGCAATAAAATAACCTGAGAAATATTATAAAATATCTCCCAGGTTTTTATCCTTCCGTGTTCACAACAGAATTATGCTGTGGGTTTTATCTTGGACCAGACCAATCATTAATAATTGCGGAACCCTATAAAACTCTATTATTATTTTATTGTCTTTAAAGTAATACTATCAACATAGGTAAAAAAAGTCAATATATTGATATGATATAAATTACAAGAGTATAAATTAAAATATATATCTATAGCAATTTGTATTCTTCGGTCATATAACATATTCAACTTACATATTTTGTATTTATATCTAATTTTTATTTAATATGTTATAATAACATAAAAATATCGAAAGGAGTAATTTTTATGAATTCCTATAAAATTGCAGTGTGTCAGATGATGACTACAGAAAATAAGATTGAGAATATTAATCATGCTGTAAAAATGGTAACAGAAGCTGCCAATAATGGAGCTAAAATTGTAGTCTTACCAGAAATGTTTAATTGTCCATATGAAAATAAATACTTTCCTAAATTTGCTGAAGAATATCCAGGTGAAACAACAAATACATTGAGTCAACTAGCTAAAAAACATGGAATTTATCTAGTCTCTGGTAGTATTCCAGAATTAGAGGATGGCAAAATTTATAATACTTGTTATGTATTTGATAAAAATGGAGCTTTAATTGGAAAACATCGCAAAATGCACTTGTTTGACATTGAAGTTACAGGAAAAGTTAGCTTTAAAGAATCTGATACTCTTACTGCTGGAAATGATGTTACTATAATAGATACTGAATATGGAAAAATGGGCATTGCTATTTGCTATGATATTCGTTTCCCTGAATTATCACGCTTGATGGCTCTTAAAGGTGCAGAAATCATTATCTTGCCAGCTGCATTTAACATGACAACTGGACCTGCACATTGGGAATTATCTATCAGAATGCGCGCTTTAGATAATCAAGTATTCTATGTTGGTGCTGCACCTGCTAGAAATAAAGATGCTTCTTACATAGCTTTTGGTAATTCGAGAATTTCAGACCCTTGGGGAAAAATTATCGCTCAAGCTGATGAAAAAGAATGTATTATTTATGCTGATATTGATAGAGATTTAATTCCTGATATAAGACAACAATTGCCATTACTTAAACATAGAAGAACAGATTTATATGAACTTAATATTTTAAAATAAAAAATTATAGAACCCCATAAATTAATTGCTTAAAATATTTATGGGGTTTTTATTATTGTAATTATACTAATTACTCTTAATAATGGTTTACTAGTAGTTATTTCTTTTATTAAATATCTTTACTTTTCTCACTTATCATATCTTCCAACTGTATATTTGGATTATGGTATCTCTTTTTATTTTTAGTTACATCTTTCCATTGAATTGCTTGCTTAGGGCACCAATGTACACATGCTAAACAATGTTCACAATTATGTAAAAAT
This sequence is a window from Clostridioides difficile. Protein-coding genes within it:
- the sugE gene encoding quaternary ammonium compound efflux SMR transporter SugE, with amino-acid sequence MKWLFLFIAGLFEVFWAFQLKNSHGFSKLTPSILTVVGMIISFYFLSLALKHLPLGTSYAIWTGIGTVGTAIVGSALLNEPVNMARILCIGLIVVGIVGLKLLSTN
- a CDS encoding carbon-nitrogen hydrolase family protein; its protein translation is MNSYKIAVCQMMTTENKIENINHAVKMVTEAANNGAKIVVLPEMFNCPYENKYFPKFAEEYPGETTNTLSQLAKKHGIYLVSGSIPELEDGKIYNTCYVFDKNGALIGKHRKMHLFDIEVTGKVSFKESDTLTAGNDVTIIDTEYGKMGIAICYDIRFPELSRLMALKGAEIIILPAAFNMTTGPAHWELSIRMRALDNQVFYVGAAPARNKDASYIAFGNSRISDPWGKIIAQADEKECIIYADIDRDLIPDIRQQLPLLKHRRTDLYELNILK